From Rhizophagus irregularis chromosome 9, complete sequence, the proteins below share one genomic window:
- a CDS encoding uncharacterized protein (SECRETED:cutsite_SLS-LL; SECRETED:prob_0.4655); SECRETED:SignalP(1-17) — translation MLLIVLFFFSFIGDSLSLLDIYFELSGCVRFRQFLQISMDMNFGKVENLVFPKYITLQILGSFWVAK, via the exons atgttactaatagttcttttctttttttcttttataggtgATTCTTTGAGTCTTTTGGACATATATTTTG aGTTATCTGGATGCGTTAGATTTag acagtTTCTTCAAATATCTATGGATATGAATTTTGGTAAGGTTGAAAATCTGGTTTTCCCTAAATACATTACA TTGCAGATTTTAGGCAGCTTTTGGGTGGCAAAATGA